ATATTCAGAACCCTGATTCTTTTTGAGGAGCACCATCTGGTTCATGGCATCGACGATGGGAGTGGAGCCATGAAGTACTGCCTGTGTCGCAACCACGGCGAATGTGACGAGCAGAGGCTACACTGCCACTTTTACTGCGTGGTTTGTAAAAAAACGCATTGCTTGGATAATATCATAACCTTAAATATGTCGTTGCCCGAAGGGTTTAAGATGGATCAGCTTAGCTGCGTTATAAAAGGTACTTGTGATAAGTGTTCGGCCTCTGGTCG
The window above is part of the Alistipes sp. ZOR0009 genome. Proteins encoded here:
- a CDS encoding Fur family transcriptional regulator; amino-acid sequence: MEGDVVVEQLNEAGIRPTATRILIYRFIMGLKDTFSLRDIDEGLLSIDKSTIFRTLILFEEHHLVHGIDDGSGAMKYCLCRNHGECDEQRLHCHFYCVVCKKTHCLDNIITLNMSLPEGFKMDQLSCVIKGTCDKCSASGRR